The genomic interval CGACGATGGCAATCGCTGATGCAATCCGCGCAGCCATTAACTCCTGTTTATCGGTCATATTGGGTCTAAAGCCTTTCTTCAACAAGTCATGCGAAATGGCCGTTGAGATAACCAATAGTAGGCCTGCTGCGGTAGACAGTGCTGCTGCCAGACCACCGGCTGCCAATAGTGCCACAACCCAGTTTGGTAGTTTCGCTAGCTCTGGAGAAGCCAGTACGATGATATCGCGGTTGATCTTCATCTCGTTGCGTTCATCGCCAGAGTAGAACATCTTGCCATCGCCGTTTTTGTCTTCCCAAGCCACTAGGCCAGTGCTTTCCCAGTTTTTATACCAGCTTGGTGCTTCTGTGCCAGCGACACCTTGCATGTCTGGACCATTGATGGTGTCGATCATGTTAACGCGTGCAAACGCTGCCACAGCCGGTGCGGTGGTGTAAAGAATCGCGATGAACACCAATGCCCAACCAGCAGAGATACGTGCATCAGAGACTTTTGGTACGGTAAAGAAGCGAATAATAACGTGTGGAAGACCCGCAGTACCGACCATGAGCGCCGCACAGATGAAGAAGACGTCAACCATGTTCGACCCATCGGTATAGGCGGTGAAGCCTAGCTCCTGCGTTAGACCATCCAGTTTGGTGAGTAGATACTCATCGCTGCCTGCCATGGTCGAACCAAAGCCAAGCTGAGGTACAGGGTTACCTGTCATCATTAATGAAGTAAAGATCGCCGGAACCATGAAGGCAAAGATAAGCACACAGTATTGCGCTACCTGCGTATAGGTGATGCCCTTCATGCCGCCCATAACCGCGTAGAAGAACACGATCGCCATACCGATGATGATACCCATGTTGATGTCAACTTCGAGGAAGCGTGCGAATACCACACCCACACCACGCATTTGACCAGCAACGTAAGTAAACGATACGAAAATAGCACAGAATACCGCAACCAAACGTGCCGTTCTTGAGTAGTAACGGTCACCAATGAAATCTGGCACGGTGAACTTACCAAACTTACGTAGATAAGGTGCTAAACAAAGGGCGAGAAGTACGTAGCCACCGGTCCAACCCATCAGGTATACCGTGCCATCGTAGCCAATGAACGAGATAATACCTGCCATAGAGATAAATGATGCCGCAGACATCCAGTCCGCTGCGGTTGCCATGCCGTTGGCGACTGGGTGAACACCACCGCCAGCAACATAGAATTCACTGGTTGATCCCGCACGGGCCCAGATTGCGATGCCGATATACAGAGCAAAAGTGATACCGACAAGAATAAACGTCCAAGTTTGAATATCCATTTCCTAAACCTCTTAGTCTTCCTGCACGTTGTACTTCTTGTCCAGCGCATTCATGCGGACAACGTAGACAAAGATCAGCGCCACAAAGGTGTAGATCGACCCTTGCTGAGCGAACCAAAATCCGAGCTTGAAGCCACCAAACTGAATGGCATTAAGTGCATCGACAAATAAAATTCCAGCGCCGTATGACACTAAAAACCATACTGCTAGCAGTGATCCCATGATCCCCAAGTTTTCCTTCCAGTAGGCTTGAGCATGTTCTGTTGATTCGAACGCCATGGCCTTCTCCTTGTGTTTCTCGTCTGAATAGATAAGTGTTAACGTAATGTTACGTTTCCTAAGATAGCAGTGTTGAGTCAAGGGATCTGTGCAACTTTAGTCGGGGCGATAAAAAGCAAAAACGCCCGAAAAATGGGCGTTTAGTGAGGTGGATAGCAGATTTTAGGATGTTAATTTGATGTTAAATTAGCCAAAGGTCTAAAACATCACTCGTGCTACAGGTAAAAATCTTTAATGCCTTGGAGCAAATTGTTGAGCGCGACGGCGGCCAAGATCAAGCCCATCACACGGCTGATGATGGCGGCGCCTACATTACCAATCCATTTTTGAATCGTATTGGCACCGAGCAGCAAAACCAGCGTAATCAATAGCACTGCCATCATCACCGCCGCGGTCATCGCTTGGTCAGCAAAGGAATAGCGATGGTTGTCTGTCAGCATCACTACCGCCATCATGGCGCCCGGTGACGCGATCGAAGGAATAGCCAGCGGGTAGACGGCCAAATCTGCAAGGGCGGATTTATCCAACTCTTCGCTCAACTTCTGCTCTTGCTCGGGTTTACTTTCACCGAAAATCATACTCAATGCGAATAGGAGTAGCACAAGGCCACCAGCCGCTTGAAAAGCAGGTAATGGAATTTGCATGGCTTCCAGTAACATTTGTCCGGCGATCAGGAAAAACAGCAATACGCCTGCAGATATTCCTACCGCTTTCAGTGCGACTAAACGGCGTTGTTTGGCGGTCAGGTGTTGTGTTTGTGATAGATAGACAGGAACTGAACCAACAGGGTCGATCACGGCCCATAAAACAACGAATTGCGTGATGAGAATACTTAACAAAGTATAGCCTCCCAGAGTGAATAACAGAGGGATGAAAAGGCAGCGAGGGTGCTGCCGCTGCCGTGCAAGTGTAGCGATAACTTAAGTCTTTTACGTCATAAAAGTGTGAACTTATATAACTAAATCAGCTTAGGTGATGAGGGAGATGACTTATTGCTCTGGCTCTAATTGTTGCAGCATGATCACCGCTTGGGTACGATTTTTCACCCCAAGTTTGCGGAAAATAGCCGTCATATGCGCTTTGATGGTCGCTTCAGAGACATTCAGTTCATAAGCAATTTGCTTGTTGAGCAAACCATCGGAGAGCATGCCGAGCACTTTGTATTGCTGTGGTGTTAATGCGGCGATTTTCTCGGCCAGGTCATTACAGGCTGCGTTATTGGTGATCAATCCTTCAGGGAAGTAAGGATCGCCATTGAGTACTTGGTTTAGCGCGGAAACCAGTGTGCGCATATCACTCGATTTAGGAATAAAGCCAAAAGCACCGTGGCTTTTTACTTGTGTGACCACCGCCGGTTCTTCACTAGCAGAGACCACAACGATGGGCAGGTCGGGATACTCTGCACGGAGATGGATCAAACCTGACATGCCATTGGCTCCGGGCATTTTGAGGTCAAGCAGCAGTAAATCCGGCTCTTCTTCGCGTATAAGAAGGTTCAGCAACGCATCGAGTGAGTCCGCTTCTAGCAAGTTGGCACCACTGACCGCCATATGCACAGACTGAAACAGCGCATTACGGAACAGGGGGTGATCATCGGCGATGATGATGGTGTAGGTCGAATCCATGACGTTAAACACTTTTAACTATTTCGTTAATGGAATTATTGCAGCTTTAAGAGTGTGGACAATCTTTATACGCTAAAAGTCTGATGTAAATCGACTTTTATTAGAGAGTTTGCATATACCTTCGTTGTGAAGGTGAGAATGTGGTAAGAAAAACGCCAGCAAGGTTTTGCTGGCGTTTGAATCGGTTAGTTGGAAATTCGTTGGATATGCGCCAAGAAAGGTGCCGCTTGCATAAACCCAGTGAGTCGGGCGTTTGAAACGGGATTACCTTGCGCATCCCAAAAATCGATCGTCGGTAGGCCGAGCACTTGTTGGGCCTGCAGCAGCTCAATGTCTTGCGCTTGGTTACGTGTTACGTCAGCTTGAAGCAACACAAATTGTTTGAGTTGAGCTGCCACTGCTGGGTCGTGGAAGGTGTATTTCTCGAACTCTTTACATGCCACACACCAATCGGCATAGAAGTCGAGCATCACAGGTTTTTGGGCTTGTTTGGCTAACACTAATTGCTGTTGAAGCTCTTCGACGTTGCGGATTTTAATAAAGCTCACTTCGCTGGTTTGTGCCTGTTGAGTGCTGTCGGCAAACCAATAATTGAGGGCAGGCTGAGCGGAGGCAAATAAACCCAATACGGCAATAATGCCCACCGCGCTTTGCTTCCAACCACCAAACTCCAAGCTATTTTTCACATGGTAAAGCCAGCCAAACGCCGCGATGCCCAAGGCAGACCATAGCGCGGTTGACCACATTTCAGGAAGAATGCGCTCCAATAGGAAGATAGGCGCTGCCAATAACACAAAGCCAAACAGCGTTTTAACGCGATCCATCCAACCGCCGGCTTTGGGGAGCAGTTTATTGCCAAACACGGCGACCAAAATCAAAGGAATCCCCATGCCCATGGCTAAGGCATACAGTGCAACGCCACCCGTCAAGAGATCACCACTTTGTGCCACGTACAGCAGTGCCCCAGAAAGCGGTGCTGTGGTACAAGGCGAGCAGACCAAACCGGAAATGGCCCCCATGGCAAAAACACCCGCACTGCTGCCCCCTTGCTGCTTATTGCTCAAATTGTTCAGCCAGGTTTGCACACCGCTAGGCAGTTGTAGGGTATACACCCCAAACATGGAGAGCGCTAAGGTGACAAAAAGAATACTCAGACCGATCAACACATAAGGGTGCTGCATAGCGGCTTGGAACTGTAAGCCAGCGGAAGCGACAACCAGACCCAGTAAGGTATAGGTCAGTGCCATGCCTTGAACATAGACCAGAGAGAGGCCAAGCGCGCGTCGCTGACTCAGTTTACCGCTGCCTAATACGATGCTGGTCAGAATTGGGTACATCGGTAGTACGCAAGGAGTAAAGGCCAAGCCAACACCGAGTGCCAAGAACAGCAGTGGCGTCCACCAGTTATCGGCTAAGCCTGAAGCCAACTGATCTTGCTCGGTCAGAGGTTGAGGCGTTGAGGTGTTCGTTGTTGATGTTTCAAGGTGGCGGGGAGTTTGTGCCAGTGTCGTTGCTGGTGCCATGTCGCCATTAGTAAACGAGGCAATATCGATCACTCGCGTTTCTGGCGGATAACAAAAGCCCGCTTTGGCGCAGCCTTGGTATTGCACAATCACTTTGGCGCCAGGCTGCCAGTCTTGCATTGGAATGTTGACGAACAATGGATGGGTATAGATGTTCACGTCGCCAAAAAATTCATCTCGGTACGGCTGGCCATCTTCCATCTGAATGTCACCTAAGGTCACGTTTTCAGCACTGAAAGAGAGACGTTGCTGGTAAAGGTAATAACCTTCTTTTACTTGCCAGTCGAGGGTTAAGCGATGATCTTGTTGGAAGAAGTTAAAAGGAAAGGCCTGATCAACAGGAACAAAATCATTTGAGCCAGAGCCAAATGTACTGGTTTGATTGTTGCCAAATAAGGCCATGGCTGGAGAGGAAATCATCAGCCATCCGATCACGAAAAAGGTCAATACTGCGCGCATAATCAACAAGGTCAAAAGATGAATGGAGGTTAGTCTAACTCAATCAGACCTAGAAACGGTGCAGAAAGTTTCAGGGATAGGGAGGTTATGTGCAGAAAATTAAAAAAGGGAGCCGAAGCTCCCATGAGTAAGACTCGTTTTACTTAGATAAATAGGCTACCAAAGGCAAAGCCAAGCGCAACCGCAGAAGCGATGGTCGCTACACCCGGAATAAAGAATGGGTGGTTGAACACGTACTTACCAATGCGGGTTGAACCTGTATCATCCATCTCTACGGCAGCCAATAGGGTTGGGTAAGTTGGTAGAACAAACAGCGCACTCACGGCAGCAAAAGAAGCGACCGCAGTAAGTGGCGCTACACCAATCGCCAGTGCAGCAGGCATAAGAGCAACCGTGGTTGCGCCTTGTGAGTACAGCAGCATAGAGGCAAAGAACAGTACCAATGCCAGCATCCAAGGGTAGTCAGACAGCAAAGCACCAGCGACATCTTTAATGCCATCGACGTGAGCATTAACGAATGTAGAACCTAACCAAGCCACGCCCAGTACGCACACACACGCCGTCATACCTGAACGGAAAGTCGCTGCAGAAGGGATTTTTGATGCATCGATCTTAGTGAACATCACAATCGCTGCGGCGGCAGCCAACATCACTGTCATGATCGCTTCGTTACGGCCAAGCGCTGGGTTTTCAATCAGGCCAACAGAGCTTGAAATAGCCGCTGCGTAACAAACCACAAACGCAATCGCGCCAAGGAAGATGTAAGTCGCGGTTTTTGCAGTTGGTAGGATTTCACGTTGTGTTTCAGTGCTGAGCTTGATAAGACCTTTCGCAAGGCGATCTTGATACTCAGGATCGTCTTTCAGCTCGCTACCCATGTAGTTCGCCACCAAAGCACCGATCATACACGCCACAAATGTGGTTGGGATACAAACCGCAAGCAGTGTTAAGTAGTCCACACCAAACGGCGCCAACATGGCCGCAAACGCCACCACGGCCGCAGAAATCGGTGAAGCAGTGATCGCGATTTGTGATGCGACAACGGCAATCGACAATGGGCGAGAAGGACGCACGCCTTGGCCTTTTGCTACTTCGGCAATAACAGGCAGCGTTGAGAATGCGGTATGACCGGTACCCGCCATCAACGTCATTAAGAAAGTGACGATAGGCGCGTAGAAGGTAATACGTTCAGGATGTTTGCGCAGGAAGTTTTCCGCAATTTGAACCAGCCAATCCATACCACCAGCCACTTGCATTGCGGCAATAGCGGTGATCACAGACATGATGATCAAAATAACGTCAACAGGAATAAATGCTTGTTTGGTTGGTACGCCTAGAATCAGCGACAGGACAATAACACCCGCACCACCAGCGAAACCAATACCAATGCCACCAATTCGTGCCCCTAAATAGATAAAGAGCAGAACGACTAATAACTCGACCGCTACCATAGATTGTTACCTCATATATTTTATTGATTCTGATTAGCGAAGCGCTTTGCCTAAAGCGCTTGAATAATCAGAAGTAAAATAAATACTTGTTATTATTATGGTTATTAATAAAAACGGCAAAAAGGGCCCACTAAGGAGCCCTTTATTTTTACGATTATTCGTAACGTTTTGCTTTGTAAGTTGGGTGCATGAAGTTTTGCACAGACAGGATGTCATCCAATTCTTCAGATGTCAGCAAGCCACGCTCAAGCACTACTTCACGTACGCTCTTACCGGTTTCCGCACAAATCTTACCAACGATGTCACCTTCGTGGTGGCCGATGTATGGGTTTAGGTAAGTAACGATACCGATAGAGTTGTAAACGTAGTTTTCACAGATCTCTTTGTTCACTGTGATGCCATCAATACACTTGTCACGTAGGTTCACACACGCGTTTTGTAGTAGTGAGATCGATTCAAACATCGCTTGACCAATCACAGGCTCCATTACGTTTAGTTGTAGCTGGCCGCCTTCGGCTGCGAATGAAATCGTGTTGTCGTTACCCAGCACTTTGAAACACACTTGGTTCACCACTTCTGGGATAACTGGGTTCACTTTTGCTGGCATGATTGAAGAGCCGGCTTGCATTTCTGGCAAGTTCAGTTCGTTCAAACCAGCACGAGGACCAGAAGAAAGCAGACGTAAGTCGTTACAGATCTTAGACAGTTTCACCGCTAGGCGTTTTAGCGCGCCGTGTGCCATTACGTAAGCACCACAGTCTGAAGTTGCTTCGATAAGGTCTTCTGCTGGAACCACTTCTAGGCCAGTCACTGCCGCTAGGTGTTTCACGGCAAGTGCTTGGTAACCAGGAGGTGTGTTCAAGCCAGTACCGATCGCCGTTGCACCTAGGTTCACTTCAAGAAGTAGCTTCGAGGTGTAGTCTAGCGCGCGGATCTCTTCGTTTAGTGTCACTGCCCAAGCGTGGAACTCTTGACCGACAGTCATTGGCACTGCATCTTGCAACTGAGTACGGCCCATTTTTAGGATGCCGTTGAACTCTTGAGATTTCAGCTCAAACGCACCTTTTAGGTATTCAATCGCTTCCATCAATTTATGGATGCTGTTGTAAACCGCAATACGGAAGCCCGTTGGGTAGGCACAGTTGGTTGATTGGCTCTTGTTCACGTGATCATTTGGGTTCACCACGTCGTAATCGCCTTTCTCTTTGCCCATTAATTCTAGAGCAATGTTGGCAAGTACTTCGTTGGTGTTCATATTCACAGAAGTGCCCGCACCGCCTTGGAATACGTCCGATGGGAACTGATCCATGCATTTGCCAGTTTCCAACATTAGGTCACACGCTTGAATGATGTAATCTGCGACATTCTTAGGAATTGCACCCAACTCTTTGTTGGCAAGCGCCGCCGCTTTTTTGGTCATAACCATGCCACGAACGAATTCTGGCACGTCAGAAATAGTGACATTTGAGATGTTGAAGTTTTCGATGGCGCGCAGCGTGTGAATACCGTAGTAAGCGTCAGCCGGAACGTGACGTTGGCCTAATAGATCTTCTTCAATACGAGTGGCCGGAGTTGATGCTTTTGGAGCTTCAGTTAGGGTAGCCATAACAGGATCCTTAGATAATAATTCTGATATTTAAGTGATTGGTTAGCCATTTTCTGCAATCAGAATCCATTCATCAGAGTATTTGGCTGTAAAATCCGTCCTGACTTATGTGGCACATGATACTGTACCTTGCGCATAAAAATAGTAAGTGGATCACCTTTTTCGCTTTTATTTCGTCAATATTTTGCAAAGTATGAACAGCATATGAATAACTCTAAAGGGGTAGTCAAAAAACACGCATTTTTACAGGATAAATTTGAGTCACAGCACGATTTGCCATTACACTGAAATCAACTAAGGGGGAGCTCGTGTTTCCAATATTATTACTACTGTTTATTTGTGTACCCATTATTGAGATTGCTCTCTTCATTCAAGTTGGTGGCTTCATTGGTTTATGGCCGACAATTGGCTTAGTACTGATTACGGCGTTTGTTGGGGCGTCTTTGGTTCGTAGCCAAGGGTTGCAAACTCTGATGTCGGTGCAACAACGTTTGCAGCAAGGTGAGTTACCTGCGCAACAGATTGTCGAAGGTGTGATGCTAGCGGTGTCGGGCGTATTGTTGCTCACTCCTGGCTTTATGACCGATGCCATGGGCATGATGGTGTTGATTCCTGGTCCAAGAGCTGCGATTGCCCGCTACTTGATGAGCAAAGTAGTGGTGAATGGTTCAGGCGGTGGTTTTCATTCTCACTATCATAGCGAAGGCTTTGATCGTAGCCCGTTCGAGCAAGATCCGTTTTATCGTCAGCCTTTTAATGATGGTAAACAAGGCCAGACGTTCGAAGGGGAATATGAAAGCAAAGACAAACAAGACGATGATCAGAATCGCCTGCGTTAACTCGAAAAAATGTCTCATTTGATGAAATAGAAAAGCCGGAGCATTCCGGCTTTTTTGATCTTGTTGGCTGAGGCGGTAATGTTACTTCGCCCCTTGGAACCCCAACTGACGCCATGCCTCAAAAGCAATGATCGCCACCGCATTCGATAAATTTAAGCTGCGCGCATCAGGCATCATAGGAATACGAATACGTTGTGGCATAGGTAGGCTTTCAATCACCTCCATTGGCAGACCACGTGTTTCTGGACCAAACAGCAGTACATCGCCTTGGCGATATTGCGCATCCACATGATGGCCGGTGGTTTTGGTGGTGCAGGCAAAAATACGATATTCGCCACGCTGCTCGAGATAGTCGAGGAACGCTTGGTAGTTCTTATGGCGTGTGACACGAGCAAGATCATGATAATCCAAGCCAGCACGGCGCACTTTCTTCTCTTCAAGATCAAACCCAAGCGGTTCAATTAGGTGCAAATTTGCGCCACAGTTGGCACAAAGGCGGATGATGTTGCCAGTGTTTGGCGCAATTTCTGGTTCGTATAGAGCAATATCAAACATGGTATCGAGCGAATATGGTCAAAAGAGGGAGCCAGTATATACCCAAGTGTGAAGGCTTGGGTATAAAAGTGCCCGATAAGCGACAGCGCACAGATGAGCGATGATGTTTAGCCTATCGCTTGAGCATAATTTTGCTCCACTGCTCGCCAGTCGACCACATTCCACCAAGCATCTATGTATTCTGGACGGCGATTTTGATAGCGGATGTAGTACGCATGCTCCCACACATCGAGTGCGAGGATCGGCTCACCACGTACGCTGGCAATATCCATCAGCGGGTTATCTTGATTGCTGGTGGAGGCGATATGGATATCACCGCCTTTGACCACTAACCACACAAAGCCAGAACCAAAGGTGTTGACGGCCGCTTGGGAAAAGGCCTCTTTGAATGCAGCAAAAGTGCCAAATTTTTCTTTAATCGCGTGGGCAAGAGCGCCTTGAGGTTCCCCTCCACCATTGGGAGACATGCACTGCCAGTAGAGAATATGGTTATAGTAGCCACCGCCATTATTGCGCACCGCAGGGCTGTGTTGAGAAATGCCAGCGAAGATCTCAGTGAGCGTTTGATTCTCAAGCTCACTGCCTTGAATCGCCGCGAGAAATTTATCGTAATAGGCTTTATGGTGTTTGCTGTAGTGCACTTCCATGGTTTTCGCATCGATGTATGGCTCTAACGCATCGTAGGAATAGGGAAGCTCTGGGAAAGTGTGTGACATGGTAAATCCTCCGGTGATGAAGGATTTACCATAATCTTAATGATAATTATTATCAACTGTGATCTTTGTAAGGGTATTAGCGCATTTTCACCAGTGGGAGAGTGATGGTGACTCGCAAACCGCCAAGGTCGCTACGCTCGGCTTTTATGGTGCCGCTGTGTTGGCGAATCGCGCTTTCGGTAATGCTTAAACCAAGCCCGGTTCCTCCAGAATGACGATCCCGAGCGGTAGAGACTCGATAAAACGGACGGAAAATGGCTTCGAGCTCCTCTTCAGGTACCCCTTCACCATTATCATCGACGACGATATGTAGCGTGTCGTCGATGGCTTGAATCGCGATGTTCACTTGGTCTTTGCCGTAGTAGATGGCATTGCGAATGATGTTTTCGATCGCGCTCATTAGCAGCTTAGGGTTACCGGAAATATGTCGCTCGGGCAATGGGGTATATTGCAAGGCTTTGCCCATTTGTTCCGCTTCAAATTGCGCATCCTGAATGATCTCTTCCCATAGGCTGGCGACGGGCTGCTCTTCACGATCCAAATGGCTGTTCATCTGCATGCGAGAGAGTTCCAGCAGTTCACTGATCATCTGTTCCAAACGTTGCGCTTCAGTATCAATCCGTTGCAGCTCATTACTTTCGCCCTGTTTGCGTGTCGCAAGCGCATTGGCCATTCTCAAGCGAGTCAGTGGTGAGCGCAATTCATGGGAAATATCCGACAGCAACCGTTGCTGACCTGAAATCATTTGATTGACCGCTTCGACCATGCGGTTGAAGCTGGCGCCGGCTTGGCGAAACTCCGAGGTGCCTTTTTCTAAAGAGGGATCGGTGACAAATTCCCCTTTGGCGACCCGTTGCGCCGCTTTTTCTAAGCGTCGTGCGGGTTGGCTGAGTGCCCACGCGAGCCACAGCAGTAAGGGGGTACTGACCAGCATCACAGCCAGTAGTAGCTGAAATGGATGATCAAACATACGCAGCAAAAATGGCGGTGGTTGGTTCCAACGCATTCCGACGTAAAGTAAGTACTCTTTGTTTGCTAGCGTCACTGGCAGTGGCCCTGAGAGCATAAAGCGGCCATACAGCTTTTGCTTGGGCTGATCGGGTTGTTCAATCGAGGTGACGAAGTTTTTCAGTGCCTTGAGCTGAAAATCCCCTTGCTTCAAGGTGGTGAGGATATTGCCATCGTAATCGGTGATGAAAAAGCGCGGCCGGCCATCTCGCCCATGGCGATCGCTGGGGCGCTCCATGCGAAAGAGAATGCGGCCAAGATCAGTTTCGCCACGATATTGCTTTTCGATCTCCTGCTTGGCTTCAATAAAGCGATCGTATTGATCGGCCGGAATATTGCGCGCCTTACGAGGGTCAAGATGAGGCAAAGCCAAGACGGCCATCAACACCAAAAACATGGTAAACCAGAAGATGGCAAAAATTCGCCCATACAAACTGGTGATTTTCGGCAAACGCATCGGTTACTCCACAATCATTAAGTAGCCACGGCCACGTAGGGTTTTAATTCGAGATTTGCCATCCGAGCGTTCAGGGAGTTTTTTGCGTAAGTTTGAAACGTGCATATCAATGGCACGGTCAAAAGCCGCTAGACGTTTACCGAGCACATCCAAGCTGAGGGTCTCTTTGGTTAATGTGCTGCCTGGGTTTTGCATAAAGTGGCTCAGCAAGGCGAATTCGGTCGCAGTGAGGTCCAGCTGAGTGCCAGCACAATACGCTTCCAATCGGCCCGGATAAATTTTCAGGTCTTGATACTCGATGCAATCGCTGCTTTTGGGGGCTTTCGTCGCACTGGTGCGGCGTAAAATCGCTTTGATACGCGCCAGCAGTTCACGATCACTGAAAGGTTTGGGCAGATAGTCATCCGCACCCAGCTCCAAGCCGATGACACGATCGATCTCTTCCCCTTTGGCTGTCAGCATTAATACTGGTGTATCCCACTGTTCACGTAACTTCTTCAACGTATCAATGCCATTGAGTTTGGGCATCATGACATCGAGTAAGATCAAATCAATCTCTGCCGATAAGGCTTGCAAACCCTGCTCACCGTCGTTCGCCTCGGTGACATTAAAGCCTTCATAGCTTAAGACTTCCGTCAGTAAGCTCGTCAGTTCGGTGTCGTCGTCAATCAGCAGGATGTTTGCCATAGTAGGGCCTTTCTCTCAATCAGTTCTCTTTAACAGTTCTCTTTAATATTACTGTGAAATGACCGCAGGGAAGAGGAGCAAAGTCGCTCTTTACGATACTTTACGCTCTCTATACGTCACTTTACCTTGCAGTTTGTATTCTACACTCAAGCGCTGTGAGAACAGCTCAAATGAACCGACATGAGTAAGGAATTGATTATGAAACTTGCAAAAAAAATGGTACTCGCTGCTGTTGTCCTTCCACTAACACTAGGTACTGCCAGCGCCTTTGCTTTTGGCGGCGGTAAAGGCCATCACAAAGGGCCTGATGGCGAATGTGGCATGGGGATGGAACGCGGCATGATGCGTCAACTGGACCTGACCGATGCGCAGAAAGAGCAGTTGGATGCGATGCGTGGCAGCAACCGTGCACAAATGAAAGAGATGCATCAAGGCAATTTCGCAGCGAATCAAGCAGAGCGCCAAGCACAGCATGCCAAAGTACAAGCACTGTTATTGGCGGACAACTTCGATCAAGCCACTGCCAATGAACTGGCAAAACAGATGGCGGAGAAACAGGCAGAGCGCCGTGTGAAAATGCTGGAAAAACAACATCAAATGTTGAGCATTTTGACTCCAGAGCAAAAAGCGAAATTTGTTGAACTTCAAAACGAGCGCATGCAGGAGTGTGGCGACAAAATGCAAAAACGCATGGAAAAGCACGCGAAAAACTGATCTGAGCGTTATCCACTGACTTGAGCAAAAAGGCGATCTTCGGATCGCCTTAAATGTATCGTACTCATTCACGGTTTGGCGCGTTATACTGCGGCTATGGCTTTTTTCATTGAATGATTATGAAACACCAATATGCACGTTTAGTGACGATGGCTGCTTGGACGGCAACCGCAGTCGCAACTTTACTTCTCCTCGTTAAGATAGTGGC from Vibrio vulnificus NBRC 15645 = ATCC 27562 carries:
- a CDS encoding MarC family protein — encoded protein: MLSILITQFVVLWAVIDPVGSVPVYLSQTQHLTAKQRRLVALKAVGISAGVLLFFLIAGQMLLEAMQIPLPAFQAAGGLVLLLFALSMIFGESKPEQEQKLSEELDKSALADLAVYPLAIPSIASPGAMMAVVMLTDNHRYSFADQAMTAAVMMAVLLITLVLLLGANTIQKWIGNVGAAIISRVMGLILAAVALNNLLQGIKDFYL
- a CDS encoding response regulator transcription factor; its protein translation is MDSTYTIIIADDHPLFRNALFQSVHMAVSGANLLEADSLDALLNLLIREEEPDLLLLDLKMPGANGMSGLIHLRAEYPDLPIVVVSASEEPAVVTQVKSHGAFGFIPKSSDMRTLVSALNQVLNGDPYFPEGLITNNAACNDLAEKIAALTPQQYKVLGMLSDGLLNKQIAYELNVSEATIKAHMTAIFRKLGVKNRTQAVIMLQQLEPEQ
- a CDS encoding anaerobic C4-dicarboxylate transporter — its product is MVAVELLVVLLFIYLGARIGGIGIGFAGGAGVIVLSLILGVPTKQAFIPVDVILIIMSVITAIAAMQVAGGMDWLVQIAENFLRKHPERITFYAPIVTFLMTLMAGTGHTAFSTLPVIAEVAKGQGVRPSRPLSIAVVASQIAITASPISAAVVAFAAMLAPFGVDYLTLLAVCIPTTFVACMIGALVANYMGSELKDDPEYQDRLAKGLIKLSTETQREILPTAKTATYIFLGAIAFVVCYAAAISSSVGLIENPALGRNEAIMTVMLAAAAAIVMFTKIDASKIPSAATFRSGMTACVCVLGVAWLGSTFVNAHVDGIKDVAGALLSDYPWMLALVLFFASMLLYSQGATTVALMPAALAIGVAPLTAVASFAAVSALFVLPTYPTLLAAVEMDDTGSTRIGKYVFNHPFFIPGVATIASAVALGFAFGSLFI
- a CDS encoding protein-disulfide reductase DsbD — translated: MRAVLTFFVIGWLMISSPAMALFGNNQTSTFGSGSNDFVPVDQAFPFNFFQQDHRLTLDWQVKEGYYLYQQRLSFSAENVTLGDIQMEDGQPYRDEFFGDVNIYTHPLFVNIPMQDWQPGAKVIVQYQGCAKAGFCYPPETRVIDIASFTNGDMAPATTLAQTPRHLETSTTNTSTPQPLTEQDQLASGLADNWWTPLLFLALGVGLAFTPCVLPMYPILTSIVLGSGKLSQRRALGLSLVYVQGMALTYTLLGLVVASAGLQFQAAMQHPYVLIGLSILFVTLALSMFGVYTLQLPSGVQTWLNNLSNKQQGGSSAGVFAMGAISGLVCSPCTTAPLSGALLYVAQSGDLLTGGVALYALAMGMGIPLILVAVFGNKLLPKAGGWMDRVKTLFGFVLLAAPIFLLERILPEMWSTALWSALGIAAFGWLYHVKNSLEFGGWKQSAVGIIAVLGLFASAQPALNYWFADSTQQAQTSEVSFIKIRNVEELQQQLVLAKQAQKPVMLDFYADWCVACKEFEKYTFHDPAVAAQLKQFVLLQADVTRNQAQDIELLQAQQVLGLPTIDFWDAQGNPVSNARLTGFMQAAPFLAHIQRISN
- a CDS encoding sodium:solute symporter family protein gives rise to the protein MDIQTWTFILVGITFALYIGIAIWARAGSTSEFYVAGGGVHPVANGMATAADWMSAASFISMAGIISFIGYDGTVYLMGWTGGYVLLALCLAPYLRKFGKFTVPDFIGDRYYSRTARLVAVFCAIFVSFTYVAGQMRGVGVVFARFLEVDINMGIIIGMAIVFFYAVMGGMKGITYTQVAQYCVLIFAFMVPAIFTSLMMTGNPVPQLGFGSTMAGSDEYLLTKLDGLTQELGFTAYTDGSNMVDVFFICAALMVGTAGLPHVIIRFFTVPKVSDARISAGWALVFIAILYTTAPAVAAFARVNMIDTINGPDMQGVAGTEAPSWYKNWESTGLVAWEDKNGDGKMFYSGDERNEMKINRDIIVLASPELAKLPNWVVALLAAGGLAAALSTAAGLLLVISTAISHDLLKKGFRPNMTDKQELMAARIASAIAIVGAGYLGINPPGFVAQVVAFAFGLAASSFFPAIILGIFYKKMNKEGAITGMLAGITFTAAYIVYFKFINPAASTPDNWLFGISPEGIGTLGMCLNFVVAIVVNKFTAEVPADVQEMVESIRYPKGAGAAHDH
- a CDS encoding DUF4212 domain-containing protein encodes the protein MAFESTEHAQAYWKENLGIMGSLLAVWFLVSYGAGILFVDALNAIQFGGFKLGFWFAQQGSIYTFVALIFVYVVRMNALDKKYNVQED